In Penicillium oxalicum strain HP7-1 chromosome I, whole genome shotgun sequence, a single window of DNA contains:
- a CDS encoding Acyl-CoA ligase sidI codes for MRLCGSVTAAALRHRRGDATPGLFALQAGLFHFRLKQCRRGLLTDSYARGPAMPPLLELTVGEHFAKIVSEHGDRTAVISKHQQDRLSYALLDSRSNSLARGLASVGVKKGDRVGVMLGNSSEYAVTVHALVKLGAILVPLNPSFNAAQVISALDHLGSSHLIISSESNLPRKDPRCNLPLIDQLVGDISSHKLESSSVPSLKQIILVDNSAGRVDTASYRNLTPFHSIVSDLAADGRSLPPQDLSPDDIINIQFTSGTTAMPKAACLSHRSILNNGAQIGDRMLLTPKDIVCCPPPLFHCFGLILGFMATATHGSAIVFPSESFNAKAVLRAVQEEQCTALYGVPTMFLEELNLIETGQIANEGFEFLRTGIAAGSSIPAELMKKLHKVLNLTELTICYGMTETSPVSAMTTTDDPLEKRINTVGRLMPHVEAKIVDPVDKSSILPVGARGELAVSGYLLMKEYWNEPDRTAEVMIADAKGKMWMHTGDEATISADGYVTITGRIKDLIIRGGENIHPLEIENCLLGMPEINDASVVGVPDARYGEAAVAFVIAREHTYSPLTPEKVQYWVREKLSNHLAPKHVFFLKSGETFPKTASGKIQKFKLKEEAIRRITHNEKKSQ; via the exons ATGCGTCTCTGCGGAAGTGTTACCGCTGCGGCCCTGCGACACAGACGCGGCGATGCAACCCCCGGTCTATTTGCCTTGCAAGCTGGGCTATTCCACTTCAGGCTGAAACAATGCAGGCGAGGCCTGCTTACGGACAGCTATGCTCGAGGCCCTGCCATG CCCCCCTTACTGGAGTTGACTGTCGGTGAACATTTCGCCAAGATTGTGTCAGAGCACGGCGATCGAACAGC AGTCATCTCGAAACACCAACAAGACCGTCTTTCCTATGCCTTGCTTGATAGTCGAAGCAACTCGCTTGCTCGTGGCTTGGCATCCGTTGGAGTCAAGAAAGGGGATCGCGTGGGGGTAATGCTGGGGAACTCATCAGAATATGCTGTA ACGGTGCACGCTTTGGTAAAATTGGGTGCCATTCTG GTTCCACTCAATCCATCGTTTAATGCTGCTCAAGTGATTTCTGCACTGGACCACCTTGGATCAAGCCACCTGATCATAAGCAGCGAGTCCAATCTTCCCCGAAAAGATCCTCGTTGCAATCTTCCACTTATAGATCAGCTCGTCGGAGATATCTCGTCTCACAAGCTTGAGTCATCCTCCGTACCCTCGTTGAAGCAGATTATTCTCGTCGACAATTCAGCTGGCCGGGTGGATACAGCATCATACAGGAACCTGACGCCATTTCACTCCATCGTGTCCGACTTGGCAGCTGATGGTCGTTCTTTACCCCCTCAGGACCTTTCGCCTGAcgacatcatcaacatccagTTCACATCTGGTACTACAGCAATGCCCAAAGCAGCTTGCCTCAGTCACCGCTCGATCCTCAATAACGGAGCCCAAATCGGGGACCGAATGCTTCTAACACCAAAGGACATTGTCTGCTGCCCACCGCCATTATTTCATTGCTTCGGATTGATTCTTGGGTTCATGGCCACAGCAACCCACGGCTCAGCTATCGTCTTTCCGTCCGAGTCATTCAATGCCAAGGCAGTGTTGAGAGCCGTGCAAGAAGAACAATGCACGGCGCTGTACGGCGTTCCGACAATGTTTCTCGAAGAACTCAATCTCATCGAGACTGGGCAAATTGCGAATGAGGGATTTGAATTTTTGCGAACTGGTATTGCTGCTGGTAGCAGCATTCCCGCAGAGCTTATGAAAAAGCTTCACAAAGTTCTCAATCTCACCGAATTGACGATATGCTACGGAATGACCGAGACAAGTCCCGTATCTGCCATGACGACGACTGACGATCCTCTTGAAAAGCGAATCAACACCGTTGGACGGCTGATGCCACATGTGGAGGCAAAGATCGTTGACCCGGTCGACAAGTCTAGCATTCTTCCTGTCGGCGCACGCGGAGAGCTCGCTGTGAGTGGGTATCTGCTGATGAAAGAATATTGGAACGAGCCCGATAGAACCGCGGAAGTCATGATCGCGGATGCAAAGGGAAAGATGTGGATGCAT ACCGGTGATGAAGCGACTATATCAGCTGATGGCTATGTGACTATCACGGGCCGAATCAAAGACTTGATCATTCGCGGTGGGGAGAATATTCACCCCTTGGAGATTGAAAACTGCCTGCTCGGAATGCCCGAGATCAACGATGCTTCCGTCGTGGGCGTCCCAGATGCGCGGTATGGCGAAGCTGCTGTTGCTTTTGTCATCGCACGAGAACACACCTACAGTCCTCTTACTCCTGAGAAAGTCCAGTACTGGGTTCGTGAAAAGCTCAGCAATCACCTAG CACCGAAGcatgttttctttctcaaaTCGGGTGAGACGTTCCCCAAGACCGCCAGTGggaagatccagaaatttaagttgaaggaggaggcCATCAGACGCATCACACATAATGAGAAGAAATCTCAGTAG